Proteins encoded within one genomic window of Brassica rapa cultivar Chiifu-401-42 chromosome A09, CAAS_Brap_v3.01, whole genome shotgun sequence:
- the LOC103842099 gene encoding protein ALP1-like isoform X4: MADDKWTDEEVRYFFALYADEKKKGNRPRSGMNLAGREFIVNKFEEKFGKRWIWDRFKNKVDISRKAYVKFKKLTHNRTGLVYDALGRLEMSDAWWDQRIAMVRWYLDDDDEDDDYEEEHEVDVLKPERLLHRTDRGAGWNHVQQLMHGSDQQCYDILRMNQRTFQDLCKMLATRYGLQETLNVYIEEAVAMFLEVVGQDKTVRVIAQRYQRSLDTVKRKLGEVLSSLLKFAADTLKPEDGEFTRVCPALRNDDRYWPFFKDCIGALDGTHISVRPPKRNAEAYRGRKQEPTMNVLAICNFDMKFIYAYVGVPGRAHDTKVLTYCARNEPFFPHPPNGKYYLVDAGYPTRTGYLGPYRRVRYHLDQFNRGGPPTNTREMFNRRHSSLRSVIKRTFGVWKAKWRILDCRHPKYGLIKWIKLVTATMALHNFIRDSHREDNDFVHWQRREEYHTHGDNDEEERDEEEDEEEEEDGDGHGGHIPYEPTGDRAMEGLRDHIGNELSRGYRLPY; this comes from the exons ATGGCTGATGAT AAATGGACCGATGAAGAAGTTAGGTATTTCTTTGCTCTTTATGCTGATGAGAAAAAGAAAGGGAACAGACCAAGGAGTGGCATGAATCTAGCTGGAAGAGAGTTCATCGTAAATAAGTTTGAAGAGAaatttggtaagagatggatATGGGACAGGTTTAAGAACAAGGTTGATATTAGTAGAAAAGCATATGTCAAGTTCAAGAAGCTTACCCACAATAGAACCGGGCTTGTCTATGATGCTTTGGGAAGGTTGGAGATGTCGGATGCTTGGTGGGATCAACGCATTGCG ATGGTTAGGTGGTacttggatgatgatgatgaggatgatgattATGAGGAAGAGCATGAAGTTGATGTGCTTAAGCCAGAGAGATTGCTTCATAGAACAGATCGAGGTGCTGGATGGAATCATGTTCAGCAGCTTATGCACGGGTCAGATCAACAGTGCTATGATATTCTTCGCATGAATCAGAGGACATTTCAAGATCTGTGTAAGATGTTAGCAACGAGATATGGGTTACAAGAGACGTTGAATGTCTATATTGAAGAAGCGGTTGCAATGTTCCTTGAAGTGGTGGGTCAAGATAAGACAGTACGGGTTATTGCACAAAGATATCAACGTTCGTTGGATACAGTCAAAAGGAAACTTGGTGAGGTTTTGAGTTCTCTCTTGAAATTTGCTGCAGATACACTAAAACCAGAAGATGGTGAGTTCACAAGAGTATGTCCTGCTTTGAGAAATGATGATCGATACTGGCCATTTTTTAAAGACTGTATTGGAGCATTGGATGGAACTCATATCTCAGTCCGCCCTCCTAAACGAAATGCAGAAGCATACAGGGGCAGAAAACAGGAGCCAACCATGAATGTCCTTGCTATATGTAACTTTGATATGAAGTTCATATATGCTTATGTGGGTGTGCCGGGTAGAGCCCATGACACAAAGGTATTAACTTATTGTGCGAGGAATGAGCCTTTTTTTCCACATCCGCCAAATGGAAAGTATTATTTGGTTGATGCTGGATATCCCACAAGAACAGGGTATCTTGGTCCATATCGTAGAGTTCGGTATCATCTCGATCAGTTCAACAGAGGAGGACCGCCAACGAACACTCGAGAGATGTTCAACCGGAGACATTCAAGCTTGCGATCAGTGATTAAGCGGACATTTGGAGTGTGGAAAGCAAAATGGAGAATTCTTGACTGTAGGCATCCAAAATATGGTTTGATCAAATGGATAAAGCTAGTGACGGCAACGATGGCTCTACACAACTTCATACGTGATTCACATCGAGAAGATAATGATTTTGTGCATTGGCAGAGAAGAGAAGAATATCATACTCATGGTGataatgatgaagaagaaagagatgaagaggaagatgaagaagaagaagaagatggtgatggTCATGGTGGACATATTCCATATGAGCCGACTGGTGATAGAGCCATGGAAGGTTTACGTGATCATATTGGTAATGAGTTGAGTAGAGGATATCGATTACcttattag
- the LOC103249165 gene encoding E3 ubiquitin-protein ligase MIEL1 isoform X2 — MGGASASLLHPMDTDSAIPRDRDFGRSQFGCEHYKRRCKIRAPCCNLIFPCRHCHNDAANALPDPKERHDLVICSVCEAEQEVAQVCSNCGVCMGEYFCNICKFFDDETSKEQFHCDDCGICRVGGRDNFFHCQSCGACYSMGLRDNHSCIENATKNSCPVCYEFLFDSVKAAHVMRCGHTMHMGCFKQMITEQQYRCPICYKSMMDMSSSWQLLDAEIRATEMPSEYNYEIEILCNDCNKSSKAMFHILGHKCAHCGSYNTRRISAPQDPPPQGETERQVSEPRE, encoded by the exons ATGGGTGGTGCAAGTGCTAGTCTCCTCCATCCAATGGATACAGATTCTGCAATTCCTAGAGACAGAGACTTTGGCAGATCCCAATTCGG CTGTGAACACTACAAGAGAAGGTGCAAAATAAGAGCGCCTTGCTGCAATCTCATCTTCCCATGCCGCCACTGCCACAACGACGCCGCG AACGCTTTACCTGATCCTAAAGAACGACATGATTTG GTTATCTGTTCAGTGTGTGAAGCTGAGCAAGAG GTAGCTCAAGTCTGCTCGAACTGCGGCGTCTGTATGGGAGAATACTTTTGCAACATCTGCAAATTCTTTGACGACGAG ACCTCAAAAGAACAATTTCATTGTGACGACTGTGGGATTTGTAG agTTGGTGGGCGTGACAATTTCTTTCATTGCCAAAGCTGTG GAGCTTGTTATTCAATGGGCCTGCGCGATAATCACTCATGCATTGAGAACGCCACTAAGAACTCTTGTCCTGTCTGTTATGAG TTTTTATTTGATTCCGTAAAAGCTGCACATGTCATGAGATGTGGCCATACTATGCATATGGGTTGCTTCAAACAAATGATCACTGAACAACA GTACCGATGCCCAATTTGCTACAAGTCAATGATGGATATGTCTTCTTCATGGCAACTATTAGATGCCGAG ATAAGGGCAACAGAGATGCCTAGTGAATATAACTATGAG ATTGAAATTCTTTGCAATGACTGCAATAAGAGCAGCAAAGCTATGTTCCACATTCTGGGGCACAAGTGCGCGCATTGTGGTTCTTACAACACTCGCAGGATCTCAGCTCCACAAGACCCACCCCCGCAAGGTGAAACAGAGCGACAAGTTTCTGAACCTAGAGAATAA
- the LOC103842099 gene encoding protein ALP1-like isoform X6, with protein sequence MCLQVSSFMSVLSSQVGHKSQQDKIRRMADDMVRWYLDDDDEDDDYEEEHEVDVLKPERLLHRTDRGAGWNHVQQLMHGSDQQCYDILRMNQRTFQDLCKMLATRYGLQETLNVYIEEAVAMFLEVVGQDKTVRVIAQRYQRSLDTVKRKLGEVLSSLLKFAADTLKPEDGEFTRVCPALRNDDRYWPFFKDCIGALDGTHISVRPPKRNAEAYRGRKQEPTMNVLAICNFDMKFIYAYVGVPGRAHDTKVLTYCARNEPFFPHPPNGKYYLVDAGYPTRTGYLGPYRRVRYHLDQFNRGGPPTNTREMFNRRHSSLRSVIKRTFGVWKAKWRILDCRHPKYGLIKWIKLVTATMALHNFIRDSHREDNDFVHWQRREEYHTHGDNDEEERDEEEDEEEEEDGDGHGGHIPYEPTGDRAMEGLRDHIGNELSRGYRLPY encoded by the exons ATGTGTCTGCAAGTCTCATCATTTATGTCTGTATTATCTTCTCAGGTTGGACATAAATCACAACAAGACAAGATAAGAAGAATGGCTGATGAT ATGGTTAGGTGGTacttggatgatgatgatgaggatgatgattATGAGGAAGAGCATGAAGTTGATGTGCTTAAGCCAGAGAGATTGCTTCATAGAACAGATCGAGGTGCTGGATGGAATCATGTTCAGCAGCTTATGCACGGGTCAGATCAACAGTGCTATGATATTCTTCGCATGAATCAGAGGACATTTCAAGATCTGTGTAAGATGTTAGCAACGAGATATGGGTTACAAGAGACGTTGAATGTCTATATTGAAGAAGCGGTTGCAATGTTCCTTGAAGTGGTGGGTCAAGATAAGACAGTACGGGTTATTGCACAAAGATATCAACGTTCGTTGGATACAGTCAAAAGGAAACTTGGTGAGGTTTTGAGTTCTCTCTTGAAATTTGCTGCAGATACACTAAAACCAGAAGATGGTGAGTTCACAAGAGTATGTCCTGCTTTGAGAAATGATGATCGATACTGGCCATTTTTTAAAGACTGTATTGGAGCATTGGATGGAACTCATATCTCAGTCCGCCCTCCTAAACGAAATGCAGAAGCATACAGGGGCAGAAAACAGGAGCCAACCATGAATGTCCTTGCTATATGTAACTTTGATATGAAGTTCATATATGCTTATGTGGGTGTGCCGGGTAGAGCCCATGACACAAAGGTATTAACTTATTGTGCGAGGAATGAGCCTTTTTTTCCACATCCGCCAAATGGAAAGTATTATTTGGTTGATGCTGGATATCCCACAAGAACAGGGTATCTTGGTCCATATCGTAGAGTTCGGTATCATCTCGATCAGTTCAACAGAGGAGGACCGCCAACGAACACTCGAGAGATGTTCAACCGGAGACATTCAAGCTTGCGATCAGTGATTAAGCGGACATTTGGAGTGTGGAAAGCAAAATGGAGAATTCTTGACTGTAGGCATCCAAAATATGGTTTGATCAAATGGATAAAGCTAGTGACGGCAACGATGGCTCTACACAACTTCATACGTGATTCACATCGAGAAGATAATGATTTTGTGCATTGGCAGAGAAGAGAAGAATATCATACTCATGGTGataatgatgaagaagaaagagatgaagaggaagatgaagaagaagaagaagatggtgatggTCATGGTGGACATATTCCATATGAGCCGACTGGTGATAGAGCCATGGAAGGTTTACGTGATCATATTGGTAATGAGTTGAGTAGAGGATATCGATTACcttattag
- the LOC103842100 gene encoding OVARIAN TUMOR DOMAIN-containing deubiquitinating enzyme 5, whose protein sequence is MADTNASEETIIDASKEQHETVDEMLARHRQEIKQLQNKETELKKAAAKGSKAEQKAKKKQVEEDISKLSTKLKEKQLKELASQGFSSSTSSSISKDETNEKKGDIDTLVRAIAGVSVTAQQEHSKPSKSVKRREKRAKEEAEREQRIKEEQSNVTSDRMVENQKLEKKLKPLGLTVIEIKPDGHCLYRAVENQLANLSGGASPYTYQKLREMAAAYMREHKTDFIPFFLSETESESESAEERFEKYCREVESTAAWGGQLELGALTHCLRKHIMVFSGSFPDVEMGKEYKSGDGSSLKLSYHRHAFGLGEHYNSVVLVNNITA, encoded by the exons ATGGCAGACACTAATGCATCTGAAGAAACCATCATTGATGCTTCTAAGGAGCAACATGAAACGGTCGATGAGATGCTTGCCAGGCACAG GCAAGAGATAAAACAACTACAGAACAAGGAGACGGAGCTGAAAAAGGCTGCTGCTAAAGGAAGCAAAGCTGAGCAGAAAGCTAAGAAGAAGCAAGTCGAAGAAGACATCTCCAAACTCTCCACCAAGCTTAAGGAGAAACAGCTGAAAGAGCTCGCCTCACAAGGCTTCAGCAGCAGCACTAGCAGCAGCATCTCCAAGGACGAAACGAACGAGAAGAAAGGAGACATCGACACTCTAGTGAGAGCCATCGCTGGAGTCTCAGTCACCGCTCAGCAAGAGCACTCGAAGCCGAGCAAGAGCGTGAAGAGACGCGAGAAGCGAGCCAAAGAAGAAGCGGAGAGAGAGCAGAGAATCAAAGAGGAGCAGAGCAACGTGACAAGCGATCGCATGGTGGAGAACCAAAAGCTCGAGAAGAAGCTTAAACCCCTGGGGCTAACCGTCATCGAGATCAAACCAGACGGGCATTGCCTTTACCGAGCAGTGGAAAACCAGCTCGCCAATCTCTCGGGCGGTGCGTCTCCTTACACTTACCAGAAGCTAAGAGAAATGGCTGCTGCTTACATGAGAGAGCACAAAACCGACTTCATCCCGTTTTTCTTATCGGAAACCGAGTCTGAGTCCGAGTCTGCGGAGGAGCGGTTTGAGAAGTACTGCAGAGAAGTGGAGTCAACAGCTGCTTGGGGAGGTCAGTTGGAGCTAGGAGCGTTGACGCATTGCTTGAGGAAACACATAATGGTGTTTTCTGGATCGTTTCCTGATGTTGAAATGGGCAAAGAGTATAAATCAGGGGATGGCTCGAGCCTTAAGTTGTCGTATCACAGGCATGCTTTTGGGCTCGGTGAACATTATAACTCCGTTGTGCTCGTCAACAACATCACCGCATGA
- the LOC103842099 gene encoding protein ALP1-like isoform X8, translating into MADDMVRWYLDDDDEDDDYEEEHEVDVLKPERLLHRTDRGAGWNHVQQLMHGSDQQCYDILRMNQRTFQDLCKMLATRYGLQETLNVYIEEAVAMFLEVVGQDKTVRVIAQRYQRSLDTVKRKLGEVLSSLLKFAADTLKPEDGEFTRVCPALRNDDRYWPFFKDCIGALDGTHISVRPPKRNAEAYRGRKQEPTMNVLAICNFDMKFIYAYVGVPGRAHDTKVLTYCARNEPFFPHPPNGKYYLVDAGYPTRTGYLGPYRRVRYHLDQFNRGGPPTNTREMFNRRHSSLRSVIKRTFGVWKAKWRILDCRHPKYGLIKWIKLVTATMALHNFIRDSHREDNDFVHWQRREEYHTHGDNDEEERDEEEDEEEEEDGDGHGGHIPYEPTGDRAMEGLRDHIGNELSRGYRLPY; encoded by the exons ATGGCTGATGAT ATGGTTAGGTGGTacttggatgatgatgatgaggatgatgattATGAGGAAGAGCATGAAGTTGATGTGCTTAAGCCAGAGAGATTGCTTCATAGAACAGATCGAGGTGCTGGATGGAATCATGTTCAGCAGCTTATGCACGGGTCAGATCAACAGTGCTATGATATTCTTCGCATGAATCAGAGGACATTTCAAGATCTGTGTAAGATGTTAGCAACGAGATATGGGTTACAAGAGACGTTGAATGTCTATATTGAAGAAGCGGTTGCAATGTTCCTTGAAGTGGTGGGTCAAGATAAGACAGTACGGGTTATTGCACAAAGATATCAACGTTCGTTGGATACAGTCAAAAGGAAACTTGGTGAGGTTTTGAGTTCTCTCTTGAAATTTGCTGCAGATACACTAAAACCAGAAGATGGTGAGTTCACAAGAGTATGTCCTGCTTTGAGAAATGATGATCGATACTGGCCATTTTTTAAAGACTGTATTGGAGCATTGGATGGAACTCATATCTCAGTCCGCCCTCCTAAACGAAATGCAGAAGCATACAGGGGCAGAAAACAGGAGCCAACCATGAATGTCCTTGCTATATGTAACTTTGATATGAAGTTCATATATGCTTATGTGGGTGTGCCGGGTAGAGCCCATGACACAAAGGTATTAACTTATTGTGCGAGGAATGAGCCTTTTTTTCCACATCCGCCAAATGGAAAGTATTATTTGGTTGATGCTGGATATCCCACAAGAACAGGGTATCTTGGTCCATATCGTAGAGTTCGGTATCATCTCGATCAGTTCAACAGAGGAGGACCGCCAACGAACACTCGAGAGATGTTCAACCGGAGACATTCAAGCTTGCGATCAGTGATTAAGCGGACATTTGGAGTGTGGAAAGCAAAATGGAGAATTCTTGACTGTAGGCATCCAAAATATGGTTTGATCAAATGGATAAAGCTAGTGACGGCAACGATGGCTCTACACAACTTCATACGTGATTCACATCGAGAAGATAATGATTTTGTGCATTGGCAGAGAAGAGAAGAATATCATACTCATGGTGataatgatgaagaagaaagagatgaagaggaagatgaagaagaagaagaagatggtgatggTCATGGTGGACATATTCCATATGAGCCGACTGGTGATAGAGCCATGGAAGGTTTACGTGATCATATTGGTAATGAGTTGAGTAGAGGATATCGATTACcttattag
- the LOC103249165 gene encoding E3 ubiquitin-protein ligase MIEL1 isoform X1, whose translation MGGASASLLHPMDTDSAIPRDRDFGRSQFGCEHYKRRCKIRAPCCNLIFPCRHCHNDAANALPDPKERHDLVRQNVKQVICSVCEAEQEVAQVCSNCGVCMGEYFCNICKFFDDETSKEQFHCDDCGICRVGGRDNFFHCQSCGACYSMGLRDNHSCIENATKNSCPVCYEFLFDSVKAAHVMRCGHTMHMGCFKQMITEQQYRCPICYKSMMDMSSSWQLLDAEIRATEMPSEYNYEIEILCNDCNKSSKAMFHILGHKCAHCGSYNTRRISAPQDPPPQGETERQVSEPRE comes from the exons ATGGGTGGTGCAAGTGCTAGTCTCCTCCATCCAATGGATACAGATTCTGCAATTCCTAGAGACAGAGACTTTGGCAGATCCCAATTCGG CTGTGAACACTACAAGAGAAGGTGCAAAATAAGAGCGCCTTGCTGCAATCTCATCTTCCCATGCCGCCACTGCCACAACGACGCCGCG AACGCTTTACCTGATCCTAAAGAACGACATGATTTGGTCCGACAAAACGTCAAA CAGGTTATCTGTTCAGTGTGTGAAGCTGAGCAAGAG GTAGCTCAAGTCTGCTCGAACTGCGGCGTCTGTATGGGAGAATACTTTTGCAACATCTGCAAATTCTTTGACGACGAG ACCTCAAAAGAACAATTTCATTGTGACGACTGTGGGATTTGTAG agTTGGTGGGCGTGACAATTTCTTTCATTGCCAAAGCTGTG GAGCTTGTTATTCAATGGGCCTGCGCGATAATCACTCATGCATTGAGAACGCCACTAAGAACTCTTGTCCTGTCTGTTATGAG TTTTTATTTGATTCCGTAAAAGCTGCACATGTCATGAGATGTGGCCATACTATGCATATGGGTTGCTTCAAACAAATGATCACTGAACAACA GTACCGATGCCCAATTTGCTACAAGTCAATGATGGATATGTCTTCTTCATGGCAACTATTAGATGCCGAG ATAAGGGCAACAGAGATGCCTAGTGAATATAACTATGAG ATTGAAATTCTTTGCAATGACTGCAATAAGAGCAGCAAAGCTATGTTCCACATTCTGGGGCACAAGTGCGCGCATTGTGGTTCTTACAACACTCGCAGGATCTCAGCTCCACAAGACCCACCCCCGCAAGGTGAAACAGAGCGACAAGTTTCTGAACCTAGAGAATAA
- the LOC103842102 gene encoding glutaredoxin-C14, translated as MDKVMRMSSEKGVVIFTKNSCCLCYAVQVLFRDLRVQPKVHEIDNDPDCREIEKALVRLGCANAVPAVFVSGKLVGSTNDVMSLHLSGSLVPLIKPYQSFHN; from the coding sequence ATGGACAAGGTGATGAGAATGTCATCAGAGAAAGGAGTTGTGATCTTCACCAAAAACTCGTGCTGTCTTTGCTACGCCGTGCAGGTCCTTTTCCGTGACCTTAGGGTTCAGCCAAAAGTCCACGAGATCGACAATGATCCTGACTGCCGCGAGATCGAGAAGGCATTAGTCCGTCTTGGCTGCGCCAACGCGGTTCCTGCTGTTTTTGTTAGTGGTAAGCTGGTGGGTTCGACCAACGATGTTATGTCGCTTCACCTAAGTGGATCTCTCGTTCCCTTGATCAAGCCGTATCAGTCGTTCCATAACTAG
- the LOC103842101 gene encoding glutaredoxin-C11: MERIRDLSSKTAAVIFTKSSCCMCHSIKTLFYELGASPAIHELDKDSEGREMERALRALGSSNPAVPAVFVGGRYIGSAKDIISFHVDGSLKQMLKDAKAIWL, encoded by the coding sequence ATGGAGAGAATAAGAGATCTGTCGTCGAAGACAGCAGCAGTAATATTCACTAAGAGCTCTTGCTGTATGTGCCATAGCATCAAGACGTTATTCTACGAACTAGGAGCTAGTCCAGCGATCCACGAGCTCGATAAGGACTCCGAAGGCCGTGAAATGGAGCGGGCCCTGCGTGCGCTCGGCTCATCAAACCCAGCAGTTCCAGCTGTTTTTGTCGGAGGAAGGTATATCGGATCAGCCAAAGACATCATCTCGTTCCACGTCGACGGGTCGCTCAAACAAATGCTTAAAGACGCAAAGGCCATATGGCTATAG
- the LOC103842099 gene encoding protein ALP1-like isoform X5 has product MSSSRSLPTIEPGLSMMLWEGWRCRMLGGINALRNGKMVRWYLDDDDEDDDYEEEHEVDVLKPERLLHRTDRGAGWNHVQQLMHGSDQQCYDILRMNQRTFQDLCKMLATRYGLQETLNVYIEEAVAMFLEVVGQDKTVRVIAQRYQRSLDTVKRKLGEVLSSLLKFAADTLKPEDGEFTRVCPALRNDDRYWPFFKDCIGALDGTHISVRPPKRNAEAYRGRKQEPTMNVLAICNFDMKFIYAYVGVPGRAHDTKVLTYCARNEPFFPHPPNGKYYLVDAGYPTRTGYLGPYRRVRYHLDQFNRGGPPTNTREMFNRRHSSLRSVIKRTFGVWKAKWRILDCRHPKYGLIKWIKLVTATMALHNFIRDSHREDNDFVHWQRREEYHTHGDNDEEERDEEEDEEEEEDGDGHGGHIPYEPTGDRAMEGLRDHIGNELSRGYRLPY; this is encoded by the exons ATGTCAAGTTCAAGAAGCTTACCCACAATAGAACCGGGCTTGTCTATGATGCTTTGGGAAGGTTGGAGATGTCGGATGCTTGGTGGGATCAACGCATTGCG GAATGGCAAG ATGGTTAGGTGGTacttggatgatgatgatgaggatgatgattATGAGGAAGAGCATGAAGTTGATGTGCTTAAGCCAGAGAGATTGCTTCATAGAACAGATCGAGGTGCTGGATGGAATCATGTTCAGCAGCTTATGCACGGGTCAGATCAACAGTGCTATGATATTCTTCGCATGAATCAGAGGACATTTCAAGATCTGTGTAAGATGTTAGCAACGAGATATGGGTTACAAGAGACGTTGAATGTCTATATTGAAGAAGCGGTTGCAATGTTCCTTGAAGTGGTGGGTCAAGATAAGACAGTACGGGTTATTGCACAAAGATATCAACGTTCGTTGGATACAGTCAAAAGGAAACTTGGTGAGGTTTTGAGTTCTCTCTTGAAATTTGCTGCAGATACACTAAAACCAGAAGATGGTGAGTTCACAAGAGTATGTCCTGCTTTGAGAAATGATGATCGATACTGGCCATTTTTTAAAGACTGTATTGGAGCATTGGATGGAACTCATATCTCAGTCCGCCCTCCTAAACGAAATGCAGAAGCATACAGGGGCAGAAAACAGGAGCCAACCATGAATGTCCTTGCTATATGTAACTTTGATATGAAGTTCATATATGCTTATGTGGGTGTGCCGGGTAGAGCCCATGACACAAAGGTATTAACTTATTGTGCGAGGAATGAGCCTTTTTTTCCACATCCGCCAAATGGAAAGTATTATTTGGTTGATGCTGGATATCCCACAAGAACAGGGTATCTTGGTCCATATCGTAGAGTTCGGTATCATCTCGATCAGTTCAACAGAGGAGGACCGCCAACGAACACTCGAGAGATGTTCAACCGGAGACATTCAAGCTTGCGATCAGTGATTAAGCGGACATTTGGAGTGTGGAAAGCAAAATGGAGAATTCTTGACTGTAGGCATCCAAAATATGGTTTGATCAAATGGATAAAGCTAGTGACGGCAACGATGGCTCTACACAACTTCATACGTGATTCACATCGAGAAGATAATGATTTTGTGCATTGGCAGAGAAGAGAAGAATATCATACTCATGGTGataatgatgaagaagaaagagatgaagaggaagatgaagaagaagaagaagatggtgatggTCATGGTGGACATATTCCATATGAGCCGACTGGTGATAGAGCCATGGAAGGTTTACGTGATCATATTGGTAATGAGTTGAGTAGAGGATATCGATTACcttattag
- the LOC103842099 gene encoding protein ALP1-like isoform X2, producing the protein MCLQVSSFMSVLSSQVGHKSQQDKIRRMADDKWTDEEVRYFFALYADEKKKGNRPRSGMNLAGREFIVNKFEEKFGKRWIWDRFKNKVDISRKAYVKFKKLTHNRTGLVYDALGRLEMSDAWWDQRIAMVRWYLDDDDEDDDYEEEHEVDVLKPERLLHRTDRGAGWNHVQQLMHGSDQQCYDILRMNQRTFQDLCKMLATRYGLQETLNVYIEEAVAMFLEVVGQDKTVRVIAQRYQRSLDTVKRKLGEVLSSLLKFAADTLKPEDGEFTRVCPALRNDDRYWPFFKDCIGALDGTHISVRPPKRNAEAYRGRKQEPTMNVLAICNFDMKFIYAYVGVPGRAHDTKVLTYCARNEPFFPHPPNGKYYLVDAGYPTRTGYLGPYRRVRYHLDQFNRGGPPTNTREMFNRRHSSLRSVIKRTFGVWKAKWRILDCRHPKYGLIKWIKLVTATMALHNFIRDSHREDNDFVHWQRREEYHTHGDNDEEERDEEEDEEEEEDGDGHGGHIPYEPTGDRAMEGLRDHIGNELSRGYRLPY; encoded by the exons ATGTGTCTGCAAGTCTCATCATTTATGTCTGTATTATCTTCTCAGGTTGGACATAAATCACAACAAGACAAGATAAGAAGAATGGCTGATGAT AAATGGACCGATGAAGAAGTTAGGTATTTCTTTGCTCTTTATGCTGATGAGAAAAAGAAAGGGAACAGACCAAGGAGTGGCATGAATCTAGCTGGAAGAGAGTTCATCGTAAATAAGTTTGAAGAGAaatttggtaagagatggatATGGGACAGGTTTAAGAACAAGGTTGATATTAGTAGAAAAGCATATGTCAAGTTCAAGAAGCTTACCCACAATAGAACCGGGCTTGTCTATGATGCTTTGGGAAGGTTGGAGATGTCGGATGCTTGGTGGGATCAACGCATTGCG ATGGTTAGGTGGTacttggatgatgatgatgaggatgatgattATGAGGAAGAGCATGAAGTTGATGTGCTTAAGCCAGAGAGATTGCTTCATAGAACAGATCGAGGTGCTGGATGGAATCATGTTCAGCAGCTTATGCACGGGTCAGATCAACAGTGCTATGATATTCTTCGCATGAATCAGAGGACATTTCAAGATCTGTGTAAGATGTTAGCAACGAGATATGGGTTACAAGAGACGTTGAATGTCTATATTGAAGAAGCGGTTGCAATGTTCCTTGAAGTGGTGGGTCAAGATAAGACAGTACGGGTTATTGCACAAAGATATCAACGTTCGTTGGATACAGTCAAAAGGAAACTTGGTGAGGTTTTGAGTTCTCTCTTGAAATTTGCTGCAGATACACTAAAACCAGAAGATGGTGAGTTCACAAGAGTATGTCCTGCTTTGAGAAATGATGATCGATACTGGCCATTTTTTAAAGACTGTATTGGAGCATTGGATGGAACTCATATCTCAGTCCGCCCTCCTAAACGAAATGCAGAAGCATACAGGGGCAGAAAACAGGAGCCAACCATGAATGTCCTTGCTATATGTAACTTTGATATGAAGTTCATATATGCTTATGTGGGTGTGCCGGGTAGAGCCCATGACACAAAGGTATTAACTTATTGTGCGAGGAATGAGCCTTTTTTTCCACATCCGCCAAATGGAAAGTATTATTTGGTTGATGCTGGATATCCCACAAGAACAGGGTATCTTGGTCCATATCGTAGAGTTCGGTATCATCTCGATCAGTTCAACAGAGGAGGACCGCCAACGAACACTCGAGAGATGTTCAACCGGAGACATTCAAGCTTGCGATCAGTGATTAAGCGGACATTTGGAGTGTGGAAAGCAAAATGGAGAATTCTTGACTGTAGGCATCCAAAATATGGTTTGATCAAATGGATAAAGCTAGTGACGGCAACGATGGCTCTACACAACTTCATACGTGATTCACATCGAGAAGATAATGATTTTGTGCATTGGCAGAGAAGAGAAGAATATCATACTCATGGTGataatgatgaagaagaaagagatgaagaggaagatgaagaagaagaagaagatggtgatggTCATGGTGGACATATTCCATATGAGCCGACTGGTGATAGAGCCATGGAAGGTTTACGTGATCATATTGGTAATGAGTTGAGTAGAGGATATCGATTACcttattag